The following proteins are encoded in a genomic region of Mycobacterium kiyosense:
- the wrbA gene encoding NAD(P)H:quinone oxidoreductase type IV — MTKLAIIYYSATGHGTSMAKRVAAAAEAAGADVRVRHVAETRDPASFARNPAWTANYEATKDLPAATGDDIVWADAVIFGSPTRFGSVAAQLRDFLDSLGGLWSQGKLADKVYAAFTSSNTLHGGQETTLLTLYVTLMHFGGIIVAPGYTDPVKFVDGNPYGASLVATHDNIDDIDSATADALDHLARRVVSVADRLGASD; from the coding sequence ATGACCAAGCTCGCGATCATCTACTATTCCGCCACCGGGCACGGCACCTCGATGGCCAAGCGGGTCGCCGCGGCGGCCGAGGCCGCTGGAGCCGACGTCCGGGTGCGCCATGTAGCTGAGACCCGCGACCCGGCGTCGTTCGCGCGGAACCCGGCCTGGACGGCGAATTACGAAGCGACCAAAGATCTTCCGGCGGCCACCGGCGACGACATCGTGTGGGCGGATGCAGTGATCTTCGGGTCCCCCACCCGGTTCGGTTCGGTCGCCGCGCAACTGCGTGACTTCCTGGACAGCCTGGGCGGTCTGTGGTCGCAAGGCAAGCTCGCCGACAAGGTGTACGCGGCGTTCACCTCCTCCAACACCCTGCACGGCGGCCAAGAGACCACGCTGTTGACGCTGTATGTCACCCTCATGCACTTCGGCGGCATCATCGTGGCGCCGGGCTACACCGATCCGGTGAAGTTCGTCGACGGCAATCCCTACGGCGCAAGTTTGGTTGCCACCCACGACAACATCGACGACATCGACTCGGCCACCGCGGACGCGCTGGACCACCTGGCCCGACGGGTGGTGTCCGTCGCCGACCGGCTCGGGGCGTCAGATTAG
- the cfp6 gene encoding low molecular weight protein antigen 6: MIKVSPMAHLAVGFLTLGLLVPVLAWPPSAPVLVIPLLLSALIIRLRTVADEQGVRVRTLLGARTMAWDDIDGLRFHRGSWARAQLKNGEQVRLPAVTFSTLPQLTQISRGRVPNPYR, translated from the coding sequence GTGATCAAGGTGTCCCCGATGGCGCATCTGGCCGTCGGATTCCTGACCCTGGGCCTGCTGGTGCCGGTGCTCGCCTGGCCGCCGAGCGCACCGGTACTGGTCATTCCGCTGTTGTTGTCGGCGTTGATCATCCGGTTGCGCACGGTCGCCGACGAACAGGGCGTGCGGGTGCGCACCCTGCTGGGCGCGCGGACCATGGCCTGGGACGACATCGACGGTCTGCGGTTCCACCGCGGCTCGTGGGCGCGCGCGCAGCTCAAGAACGGCGAACAGGTGCGCCTACCCGCGGTGACGTTCTCGACGCTGCCGCAGTTGACCCAGATCAGTAGAGGCCGGGTGCCCAACCCCTACCGCTGA
- a CDS encoding oxidoreductase, which translates to MVIAEPFDDLMSMLDSPVFVVTTQADGQASGCVVAFGTQTSVQPPSFMIGLPSQSPTHQVGCRSDFLAVHVLPRHKQALAELFARQGEGTDTFAHCSWRGGPAGMPILDDAAAWFVARIVSRSEVGDHVAYLLEPVAAWAPEGAEDLLYLSDLDEEDLDPGQEAPQRLYDGKRADATGRYGMRFTLDVP; encoded by the coding sequence CCGTTCGACGACCTGATGTCGATGCTGGACTCCCCGGTGTTCGTGGTTACCACCCAGGCCGACGGTCAGGCGTCGGGCTGCGTGGTTGCCTTCGGCACCCAGACCAGCGTGCAGCCGCCCAGCTTCATGATCGGTCTGCCATCGCAAAGCCCCACCCATCAGGTGGGATGCCGGTCCGACTTCCTGGCGGTGCACGTACTGCCGCGGCACAAGCAGGCGCTGGCCGAACTGTTCGCCCGCCAAGGTGAGGGCACCGACACGTTCGCGCACTGCTCGTGGCGCGGCGGACCCGCCGGCATGCCGATCCTGGATGACGCCGCGGCCTGGTTCGTGGCTCGGATCGTGAGCCGAAGCGAAGTCGGTGACCACGTGGCCTACCTGCTGGAGCCGGTCGCCGCCTGGGCTCCCGAGGGCGCCGAGGATCTGCTCTACCTGTCCGACCTCGACGAGGAGGACCTCGACCCCGGCCAGGAGGCTCCACAGCGGTTGTACGACGGCAAGCGCGCCGACGCGACCGGCCGGTACGGCATGCGCTTCACCCTCGACGTGCCCTGA
- the PPE32_1 gene encoding putative PPE family protein PPE32, translating to MVAAAQAWNSVASELSNAASTYRSVISALTAGPWVGPAAASMTTAATSYISWLNEAAAGAEDTAARATAAATAYAQAYASTVPPQLVAANRAMLTRLLATNLLGQNASAIATTEAQYAEMWAQDAAAMYRYATSSASATTLNPFNSPVQNTNSAGTATQSAAVAQATSTSAGNAQSAVASAQRSFAAVPTALQSLAAPAQSTSASDILDTLADLISIFLDLPADIAELTVDVPLSVLGLVSLPLDIGSYGTGVHTDDIVSGWNGEESWPSTAPAPVKEFPAPLLNLSPGTVPPPPRVWGAIGEADTVGNLSVPGTWTIATPAVRPISCEFPLVPAARGAVQPETTTPGSGSTFGQMALAAMAGRALAGTVGTGVGKQGSNASRAERLQVAAAAAIAAETTAAADAGEASGSEPRGVVTGVAAELREFSKLRDEGILTEEEYVEQKNRLLGR from the coding sequence ATGGTTGCGGCCGCCCAAGCTTGGAACAGTGTGGCTTCCGAGCTGTCCAACGCCGCGAGCACGTACCGGTCGGTGATATCGGCGCTGACCGCTGGCCCATGGGTAGGGCCCGCCGCGGCGTCGATGACGACCGCGGCCACCTCCTATATCAGCTGGCTCAACGAGGCGGCGGCCGGCGCGGAGGACACCGCGGCCCGTGCCACCGCTGCAGCCACCGCCTACGCGCAGGCGTACGCGTCAACGGTCCCGCCCCAGCTGGTCGCGGCTAACCGTGCCATGCTCACCCGATTGCTGGCGACGAACCTGTTGGGGCAGAACGCATCTGCCATCGCGACCACCGAGGCTCAGTATGCCGAGATGTGGGCACAGGACGCCGCGGCCATGTACCGATACGCGACTTCGTCGGCGTCCGCCACGACGCTGAACCCTTTCAATTCGCCTGTGCAGAATACGAATTCCGCAGGGACGGCCACGCAATCAGCCGCGGTCGCTCAGGCGACGAGCACGTCCGCGGGCAACGCGCAGAGCGCCGTCGCCTCGGCGCAGCGGTCCTTCGCCGCGGTCCCCACCGCGCTGCAGAGCCTGGCCGCGCCCGCCCAGTCCACTTCGGCCAGTGACATCCTGGACACGCTGGCCGACCTGATCTCGATTTTCTTGGACTTGCCGGCCGATATCGCTGAGCTCACGGTCGACGTGCCGCTGAGCGTCCTCGGCCTGGTGTCTCTCCCGCTGGACATCGGAAGCTACGGCACCGGTGTGCACACCGACGACATCGTCAGCGGCTGGAACGGCGAAGAGTCGTGGCCGAGCACGGCGCCCGCACCGGTCAAAGAGTTCCCGGCCCCTCTCCTCAACCTGAGCCCGGGCACCGTCCCGCCGCCCCCCAGGGTGTGGGGCGCCATAGGCGAAGCGGACACGGTCGGAAACCTGTCCGTGCCCGGGACTTGGACCATCGCCACGCCGGCGGTACGCCCGATCTCGTGCGAATTCCCATTGGTTCCTGCCGCCCGCGGCGCCGTTCAACCGGAGACGACGACACCCGGGTCCGGTTCCACGTTCGGCCAGATGGCTTTGGCGGCGATGGCCGGGCGCGCGCTCGCCGGCACGGTGGGCACCGGCGTCGGCAAGCAGGGCAGCAACGCGTCTCGGGCCGAACGCCTTCAGGTCGCCGCCGCCGCAGCGATCGCGGCGGAGACAACCGCGGCGGCCGACGCGGGCGAAGCGTCGGGGAGCGAGCCCCGGGGTGTGGTCACCGGGGTAGCGGCCGAACTCCGCGAGTTCTCCAAGCTCCGCGACGAGGGCATCCTCACCGAGGAGGAGTACGTCGAACAGAAGAACCGGCTGCTCGGTCGGTGA
- the lpqM_2 gene encoding lipoprotein peptidase LpqM has translation MNHAGLARVMALVGCAVLVLAGCGGKSGTTSMVNGRAVSVLYDPASVAGLPVTEGPSGPRGDAPKPTGTVKNTDNGDIDHLSLLALNDIEEFWKQNWPDEAKKPFKEVSAFVSYDSTDPSSPIVCRSRTYKVVNASYNYGCNIVSWDRGELFPAAKKYFGDMSVVGILAHEFGHSLQFNGGLVNPKTTPTLVEEQQADCFAGVYLRWVAEGHSTRFTLNTGDALSHVIAGMLKISDPIMSEEEFEQTEDSAHGTGLDRISAFQMGFNSGSGTCAKIDMDEIKKRRGNEPLALQVDSSGDTTSGEVAIDNDSVATLVDILNTIFSPKSPPTLTFATSTCSDAKPTQGASYCPSTNTLIADLPALQQIGKPGGRKGMTDPQMLQGDNTAMSIVASRYALAVQHERGLPLNTPAAAVRTACLTGASQRNMAQPVSIPSGKQLVLTAGDLDKAIIGLLVNGVAASDVNGENMPAGYTRAIAFRAGVLDDADECFQRVP, from the coding sequence GTGAACCACGCGGGATTGGCCCGGGTGATGGCCCTGGTCGGATGTGCGGTGCTGGTGTTGGCGGGCTGCGGCGGCAAGAGCGGCACCACCAGCATGGTGAACGGCCGCGCGGTGTCGGTGCTCTACGATCCGGCCAGCGTGGCCGGGCTGCCGGTGACCGAGGGTCCCAGCGGGCCCCGCGGCGATGCGCCGAAACCGACTGGCACGGTGAAGAATACCGACAACGGAGATATCGACCATCTGTCGCTGTTGGCACTCAACGACATCGAAGAATTCTGGAAACAGAATTGGCCGGACGAGGCCAAAAAACCCTTCAAAGAAGTCAGCGCATTCGTGTCCTATGACTCCACCGATCCGTCGAGTCCGATTGTCTGCAGATCCCGGACGTACAAGGTGGTCAATGCCTCGTACAACTACGGCTGCAACATTGTCTCGTGGGACCGCGGTGAGTTGTTCCCGGCGGCAAAGAAATATTTCGGCGACATGTCGGTCGTCGGCATTCTGGCGCACGAATTCGGGCATTCGCTGCAGTTCAACGGGGGACTGGTCAATCCGAAGACGACCCCGACCCTGGTCGAGGAGCAACAGGCGGATTGTTTCGCCGGGGTGTATCTGCGCTGGGTTGCCGAGGGTCACTCGACGCGTTTCACCCTGAACACCGGTGACGCGCTGAGTCACGTGATCGCCGGCATGCTCAAGATCTCGGATCCGATCATGAGCGAGGAGGAATTCGAGCAGACGGAAGATTCGGCCCACGGCACCGGGCTCGACCGGATCAGCGCGTTCCAAATGGGCTTCAACAGCGGATCGGGGACGTGCGCCAAAATCGACATGGACGAAATCAAGAAACGGCGCGGCAACGAGCCCCTGGCCCTACAGGTGGATTCCTCGGGCGATACGACCAGCGGCGAGGTGGCCATTGACAACGACAGCGTCGCGACGTTGGTGGACATCCTGAACACGATCTTCTCGCCGAAGTCGCCGCCCACCCTGACGTTCGCCACCAGTACCTGTTCGGATGCGAAACCCACCCAGGGGGCCAGCTATTGCCCGTCGACCAACACCCTGATTGCCGATCTGCCCGCATTGCAGCAGATCGGCAAGCCGGGCGGGCGAAAAGGAATGACCGACCCGCAGATGCTGCAGGGCGACAACACCGCGATGTCCATCGTCGCATCGAGGTATGCGCTGGCGGTCCAGCACGAGCGGGGGCTGCCGCTGAACACGCCGGCGGCCGCGGTGCGGACGGCGTGTCTGACGGGGGCGTCCCAGCGCAATATGGCTCAGCCCGTCAGCATCCCGTCCGGCAAGCAGCTGGTGCTGACGGCCGGCGACCTCGACAAGGCCATCATCGGATTGCTGGTCAACGGCGTGGCAGCCAGCGACGTCAATGGTGAGAACATGCCGGCCGGCTACACCCGGGCCATCGCGTTCCGGGCCGGAGTCCTCGACGACGCCGACGAGTGCTTTCAGCGGGTCCCCTGA
- the ilvB gene encoding acetolactate synthase, giving the protein MSAPAKPHTPQRQDAPNGAKPAQPKRIGPEQLTGAQAVIRSLEALDVDVIFGIPGGAVLPVYDPLFDSQQLRHVLVRHEQGAGHAASGYAHATGRVGVCMATSGPGATNLVTPLADAQMDSIPVVAITGQVGRQLIGTDAFQEADISGITMPITKHNFLVRTGDEIPQVIAEAFHIAASGRPGAVLVDIPKDVLQGQCTFSWPPRMELPGYKPNTKPHNRQIREAAKLIAAARKPVLYVGGGVIRGEATAELRELAELTGIPVVTTLMARGAFPDSHHLNMGMPGMHGTVGAVAALQKSDLLIALGTRFDDRVTGKLDSFAPEAKVIHADIDPAEIGKNRHADVPIVGDVKNVITDLIAMLRHHDTPGNIEMTDWWAYLDGVRKTYPLSYDPQSDGSLGPEYVIEKLGQIAGPDAIYVAGVGQHQMWAAQFIKYEKPRTWLNSGGLGTMGFAIPAAMGAKIALPDTEVWAIDGDGCFQMTNQELATCAIEGIPIKVALINNGNLGMVRQWQTLFYDERYSQTDLATHSHRIPDFVKLAEALGCVGMRCEREEDVEEMINRAREINDRPVVIDFIVGADAQVWPMVAAGTSNDEIQQARGIRPLFDDITEGHA; this is encoded by the coding sequence GTGAGCGCACCCGCCAAGCCGCACACCCCGCAGCGGCAGGACGCCCCCAACGGCGCCAAGCCTGCACAGCCGAAACGTATTGGGCCAGAACAACTTACCGGCGCACAAGCGGTCATCCGGTCGCTGGAGGCGCTCGACGTCGACGTCATCTTCGGTATCCCGGGCGGCGCCGTTCTGCCGGTATACGACCCGCTGTTCGACTCCCAGCAGCTGCGCCACGTGCTGGTGCGCCACGAGCAGGGCGCCGGGCATGCCGCCAGCGGCTACGCGCACGCCACCGGCCGGGTCGGTGTGTGTATGGCCACCTCGGGTCCCGGGGCCACCAACCTGGTGACGCCGCTGGCCGACGCCCAGATGGACTCGATCCCGGTGGTAGCCATCACCGGCCAGGTCGGACGGCAGTTGATCGGGACCGACGCCTTCCAGGAGGCCGACATCTCGGGCATCACGATGCCGATCACCAAGCACAACTTCCTGGTCCGCACCGGCGACGAGATCCCCCAGGTGATCGCCGAGGCCTTCCACATCGCGGCCAGCGGACGGCCCGGGGCTGTGCTGGTTGACATCCCCAAGGACGTGCTGCAGGGCCAGTGCACCTTCAGCTGGCCGCCGCGGATGGAGCTGCCCGGCTACAAGCCGAACACCAAACCGCACAACCGGCAGATCCGCGAGGCCGCGAAGCTGATCGCGGCGGCACGCAAGCCGGTGCTCTACGTCGGCGGCGGCGTCATCCGCGGCGAGGCGACCGCGGAGCTGCGCGAGTTGGCCGAGCTCACCGGCATCCCGGTGGTCACCACCTTGATGGCGCGCGGCGCGTTCCCCGACAGCCACCACCTGAACATGGGCATGCCCGGCATGCACGGCACCGTGGGCGCCGTTGCGGCCCTGCAGAAAAGCGACCTGCTGATCGCGCTGGGCACCCGGTTCGACGACCGGGTGACCGGCAAGCTCGACTCGTTCGCGCCGGAGGCCAAGGTCATTCACGCCGACATCGACCCTGCCGAGATCGGCAAGAACCGGCATGCCGACGTGCCGATCGTGGGGGACGTCAAGAACGTCATCACCGACCTGATCGCGATGCTGCGCCACCACGACACCCCCGGCAACATCGAGATGACGGACTGGTGGGCCTATCTGGACGGCGTCCGTAAGACCTACCCGTTGAGCTACGACCCGCAGAGCGACGGCAGCCTGGGGCCGGAATACGTGATCGAGAAGCTCGGCCAGATCGCCGGGCCCGACGCCATCTACGTGGCCGGTGTGGGTCAGCACCAGATGTGGGCGGCGCAGTTCATCAAGTACGAAAAGCCGCGCACCTGGCTGAATTCGGGTGGTTTGGGCACCATGGGTTTCGCCATCCCGGCGGCGATGGGCGCCAAGATCGCGCTGCCCGACACCGAGGTGTGGGCCATCGACGGCGACGGTTGCTTCCAGATGACCAACCAGGAATTGGCCACCTGCGCGATCGAGGGCATCCCGATCAAGGTGGCCCTGATCAACAACGGCAATTTGGGCATGGTGCGCCAATGGCAGACGCTGTTCTACGACGAGCGCTACTCGCAGACCGACCTTGCCACGCACTCGCACCGCATCCCGGACTTCGTGAAGCTGGCCGAGGCGTTGGGTTGCGTCGGAATGCGTTGCGAGCGTGAGGAAGACGTGGAGGAAATGATCAACCGGGCCCGGGAGATCAACGACCGCCCGGTGGTGATCGACTTCATCGTCGGCGCCGACGCGCAGGTCTGGCCGATGGTTGCCGCCGGCACCAGCAACGACGAGATCCAGCAGGCCCGCGGCATCCGCCCACTATTCGACGACATCACCGAGGGACACGCCTGA
- the ilvH gene encoding putative acetolactate synthase small subunit — protein MSTGPTVTHTLSVLVEDKPGVLARVAALFSRRGFNIESLAVGATEQKDMSRMTIVVSAEETPLEQITKQLNKLINVIKIVEQDDHNSVSRELALIKVRADAGTRSQVIEAVNLFRAKVIDVSPESLTIEATGDRGKLEAFLRVLEPFGIREIAQSGMVSVSRGPRGIGTVK, from the coding sequence ATGAGTACCGGACCGACTGTGACACATACCCTTTCGGTGCTCGTCGAGGACAAGCCCGGTGTGCTCGCGCGCGTCGCGGCGCTGTTCTCGCGGCGCGGTTTCAACATCGAGTCGCTGGCGGTGGGCGCCACCGAGCAGAAAGACATGTCGCGGATGACAATCGTCGTCTCCGCCGAGGAGACGCCGCTCGAGCAGATCACCAAGCAGCTCAACAAATTGATCAACGTCATCAAGATCGTCGAGCAGGACGACCACAACTCGGTCTCCCGCGAGCTGGCGCTGATCAAGGTCCGCGCCGACGCCGGCACCCGCAGCCAGGTGATCGAAGCGGTGAACCTGTTCCGCGCCAAGGTGATCGACGTGTCGCCGGAGTCGCTGACCATCGAGGCCACCGGTGACCGGGGCAAGCTGGAAGCTTTCCTGCGGGTGCTCGAACCGTTCGGAATCCGTGAGATCGCGCAATCAGGAATGGTGTCGGTGTCCCGCGGTCCGCGCGGCATCGGCACCGTCAAATAA
- the PPE29_1 gene encoding putative PPE family protein PPE29: MDFGTYPPEINSARIYAGPGAGPLLAAGQAWAGLADGLYTAAAAYQSAVSQLTSGLWTGPSSASMTAAAATYLDWLSTVAAQAEETAGQATAAVAAYEAAFAMTVPPPSVAANRSLLAALAATNFLGQNTPAIAATEAQYAEMWAQDALAMYNYAASSAAATVLTPFSSPEQNTRPDAPSAQAAAVGQALATPAGNAQQAVSGFSQVPTALDSLAAPAQSSAAADSLDTLSDLITIFLGTPAALAGLGASVPLAVVLGPVDLPFVINGYLVGTHTDDIVSGWNGEESWPGTAPAPVKEFPATLSNLPRGTVPTASAGLGAADTVGGLSVPSAWTVSAPEIQTRALALPLSQAGPATAAAEAASGSSVGDSALATMTGRAMAGQPNTQGSPVPQGTELRVPAKIVAATAADEPATSTRTPRIVVTGVAAKLRDITKLRDEGRLTQEEYLELKKCLLGR, encoded by the coding sequence ATGGATTTCGGGACCTATCCGCCGGAGATAAACTCCGCTCGGATATATGCCGGTCCCGGTGCGGGGCCGTTGCTGGCCGCTGGGCAGGCGTGGGCCGGATTGGCCGACGGGTTGTACACAGCGGCGGCCGCCTACCAGTCAGCGGTGTCCCAACTGACCTCAGGGCTGTGGACGGGTCCGTCCTCGGCTTCCATGACAGCCGCGGCCGCAACGTATTTGGACTGGCTGAGCACCGTTGCGGCGCAGGCCGAGGAGACGGCCGGCCAGGCGACGGCAGCAGTCGCCGCATACGAGGCGGCGTTTGCCATGACGGTACCGCCGCCTAGCGTCGCGGCCAACCGGAGCCTGCTGGCAGCGTTGGCGGCAACGAACTTTCTCGGCCAGAACACGCCGGCCATTGCAGCCACCGAGGCGCAGTACGCCGAGATGTGGGCGCAGGACGCACTGGCGATGTACAACTACGCGGCCTCCTCCGCGGCCGCGACTGTGCTTACGCCGTTTTCGTCTCCTGAGCAGAACACCCGCCCCGACGCCCCGTCCGCTCAGGCCGCCGCGGTCGGGCAGGCACTCGCCACGCCCGCCGGCAATGCCCAGCAGGCCGTATCCGGCTTTTCGCAGGTGCCGACCGCGCTGGACAGCCTTGCAGCACCTGCCCAATCGAGCGCTGCCGCAGACTCTCTCGACACGTTGAGCGACCTCATCACCATTTTTCTGGGCACGCCGGCCGCCCTCGCCGGCCTGGGAGCGAGCGTCCCCCTGGCAGTTGTGTTGGGGCCAGTCGATCTCCCGTTCGTCATCAACGGCTACCTCGTCGGTACGCACACCGACGACATCGTCAGCGGCTGGAACGGCGAGGAGTCCTGGCCGGGCACCGCGCCGGCGCCGGTCAAGGAGTTCCCGGCGACACTGTCCAATTTGCCCCGGGGCACGGTGCCGACGGCATCGGCCGGACTGGGTGCGGCCGACACCGTCGGTGGCCTGTCCGTGCCGTCCGCGTGGACGGTCTCGGCGCCCGAGATCCAAACCCGCGCGCTGGCGCTGCCGCTGTCCCAAGCCGGCCCCGCGACCGCCGCGGCAGAAGCCGCTTCCGGCAGTTCCGTCGGCGACTCAGCGCTGGCGACGATGACGGGCCGCGCGATGGCGGGCCAGCCCAATACGCAAGGCAGTCCTGTCCCGCAGGGCACCGAGCTACGTGTGCCCGCAAAGATCGTGGCCGCGACGGCAGCCGACGAGCCGGCCACCTCCACCCGCACCCCTCGGATCGTGGTAACCGGAGTCGCGGCCAAACTCCGTGATATCACCAAGCTTCGCGACGAGGGGCGGTTGACCCAGGAGGAATACCTCGAGCTGAAGAAGTGCCTGCTCGGTCGCTGA
- the ilvC gene encoding ketol-acid reductoisomerase (NADP(+)) — protein sequence MSGQTLEMFYDDDADLSIIQGRKVGVIGYGSQGHAHSLSLRDSGVQVKVGLKEGSKSRAKVEEQGLEVDTPAEVAKWADVIMLLAPDTAQAEIFKNDIEPNLEDGNALFFGHGLNIHFGLIKPPANVTIGMVAPKGPGHLVRRQFVDGKGVPCLIAIDQDPKGEGQALALSYAKAIGGTRAGVIKTTFKDETETDLFGEQAVLCGGTEELVKAGFDVMVEAGYPPEMAYFEVLHELKLIVDLMYEGGIARMNYSVSDTAEFGGYLSGPRVIDADTKERMRGILRDIQNGEFVKKLVANVEGGNKQLEQLRKENAEHPIEVTGKKLRDLMSWVDRPITETA from the coding sequence GTGTCAGGGCAGACATTGGAGATGTTCTACGACGACGACGCCGACCTGTCGATCATCCAGGGCCGCAAGGTCGGTGTGATCGGATACGGCAGCCAGGGGCACGCGCACTCGCTGAGCCTGCGCGACTCCGGCGTGCAGGTGAAGGTCGGCCTCAAAGAGGGCTCGAAGTCGCGGGCCAAGGTCGAAGAGCAGGGCCTCGAGGTCGACACCCCCGCCGAGGTGGCCAAGTGGGCCGATGTCATCATGCTGCTGGCGCCCGACACTGCGCAGGCCGAGATTTTCAAGAACGACATCGAGCCGAATCTGGAGGATGGCAACGCGCTGTTCTTCGGGCACGGCCTCAACATCCACTTCGGCCTGATCAAGCCGCCGGCCAACGTGACCATCGGCATGGTCGCGCCGAAGGGCCCGGGTCACCTGGTGCGCCGCCAGTTCGTCGACGGCAAGGGTGTGCCGTGTCTGATCGCGATCGACCAGGATCCCAAGGGTGAGGGGCAGGCGCTGGCGCTGTCCTACGCCAAGGCCATCGGCGGCACCCGCGCCGGCGTCATCAAGACGACGTTCAAGGACGAGACCGAGACCGACCTGTTCGGCGAGCAGGCGGTGTTGTGTGGCGGCACCGAGGAATTGGTGAAGGCCGGTTTCGACGTGATGGTCGAGGCGGGTTATCCGCCGGAGATGGCGTACTTCGAGGTGCTGCACGAACTGAAGTTGATCGTCGACCTGATGTACGAGGGCGGCATCGCACGGATGAACTACTCGGTGTCCGACACCGCGGAGTTCGGCGGGTACCTGTCGGGTCCGCGTGTCATCGACGCCGACACCAAGGAGCGGATGCGCGGCATCCTGCGTGACATCCAGAACGGCGAGTTCGTCAAGAAGCTGGTCGCCAACGTCGAGGGCGGCAACAAGCAACTCGAGCAGCTGCGCAAGGAGAACGCCGAGCACCCGATCGAGGTCACCGGCAAGAAGCTGCGCGACCTGATGAGCTGGGTCGACCGGCCGATCACCGAGACGGCCTAG
- the lppZ gene encoding hypothetical protein: MRIRRSVRCALAALCAAVLVATGCARFNDAQSQPFTTVPELKPQPSSTPPPPPPLPATPFPKACPAPGVMQGCLESTSGLIMGVDSKTALVAERTTGAVKEVSVSAEPKVKMVIPVDPSGDGGLMDIVLSPTFSQDRLMYAYISTPTDNRVIRIAEGDVPKDILTGIPKGATGNTGALIFTSPTTLVVMTGDAGNPALAADPNSLAGKVLRIEQPTTLGQAPPTTALSGIGAGGGLCIDPVDGSLYVADRTPSADRLQRITKNSEVSTVWTWPDKPGVAGCAAMDGTVLVNLINTKLTVAVRLAAKTGAVTGEPDVVRKDTHAHAWALRMSPDGNVWGATVNRTAGDAEKLDDVVFPLFPQGGGFPRNNDDKT, from the coding sequence ATGCGGATAAGGCGGTCGGTTCGATGCGCGCTCGCCGCGTTGTGCGCGGCGGTGCTGGTGGCGACCGGCTGCGCCCGCTTCAACGACGCCCAGTCGCAGCCGTTCACCACCGTCCCCGAGCTCAAACCGCAGCCCAGCTCGACGCCGCCGCCGCCGCCGCCGCTGCCGGCCACACCGTTCCCCAAGGCCTGCCCGGCACCGGGGGTGATGCAGGGCTGCCTGGAGAGCACCAGCGGCTTGATCATGGGCGTAGACAGCAAGACCGCGCTGGTCGCCGAGCGCACCACCGGCGCGGTCAAGGAGGTCTCGGTCAGCGCCGAGCCCAAGGTGAAGATGGTCATCCCGGTCGATCCGTCCGGCGACGGCGGCCTGATGGACATCGTGCTGTCGCCGACCTTTTCGCAGGATCGCTTGATGTACGCCTACATCAGCACTCCCACCGACAACCGGGTCATCCGGATCGCCGAGGGCGACGTCCCCAAGGACATCCTGACCGGGATCCCCAAGGGCGCCACCGGCAACACCGGGGCGCTGATCTTCACCAGCCCGACCACCTTGGTGGTGATGACCGGCGACGCCGGCAACCCGGCGCTGGCCGCCGACCCGAATTCGTTGGCGGGCAAGGTGTTACGCATCGAGCAGCCGACCACCCTGGGCCAGGCGCCGCCGACGACGGCGCTGTCGGGCATCGGCGCGGGCGGCGGACTGTGCATCGATCCCGTCGACGGCTCGCTGTATGTCGCCGACCGCACCCCCAGCGCCGACCGCTTGCAGCGGATCACCAAGAACTCCGAGGTCTCCACGGTCTGGACCTGGCCGGACAAGCCCGGGGTGGCCGGCTGCGCGGCCATGGACGGCACAGTGCTGGTCAACCTGATCAACACCAAGCTGACGGTGGCGGTTCGCCTGGCGGCGAAGACGGGCGCGGTCACCGGCGAACCGGACGTCGTCCGCAAAGACACCCACGCGCACGCCTGGGCGCTGCGGATGTCACCGGACGGCAACGTCTGGGGCGCGACGGTGAACCGCACCGCCGGTGACGCCGAGAAGCTCGACGACGTGGTGTTCCCGTTGTTCCCGCAGGGTGGCGGCTTCCCGCGGAACAACGACGACAAGACCTGA